A genomic region of Pelodiscus sinensis isolate JC-2024 chromosome 19, ASM4963464v1, whole genome shotgun sequence contains the following coding sequences:
- the LOC102446714 gene encoding perilipin-5, with translation MAEATPEVAGPAAEKGPQGVSSDPTLRTASLDNEFAVDRMVSMPLVSSIYDLAPDVPSHDSSSCLEATCKVPETKPEPGAAAARPAQLEHEFETVPAAKTPSNGLGKGPQQPPKQVVTETSEPLPSEGTDDMAVAAVAYAKEPSRPSRAAGARAAMTSSLRSLMSSKVGQLFLRSVDKALDKSEELMNRYLPVTEKELAALTMKGLDASAVEHHKKGCLVRLGSLSTSLRNRAFMLILNKLRLTRQNTHENLSQLHQTIDLIEHIQQKGQLQGSQEKLRSMWKQWNQKQEGTWGPIGSRESISRASSSKDHCPTASSSKDHGPTASSSKDHRSSVSSSKDHRSSVSSSRDSGSAHLEVESKTLEMSRSLTQQLQATYLNLLDNVKDLPVHLQEKMRHVYENMAELHGYFSSANSVQDLSSSVLNQSRGKVAKAWEALDEVTEFLLQNPPVTWLVQSLVSLEGELLETEEPDILKVLQHYEPQDCKED, from the exons ATGGCAGAGG CCACCCCAGAAGTCGCTGGGCCAGCTGCGGAAAAAGGACCACAGGGCGTGTCCTCCGACCCCACACTGAGAACGGCTTCGCTGGACAATGAG TTTGCAGTGGACAGGATGGTCAGCATGCCCTTGGTCTCCTCCATTTACGACCTGGCACCTGATGTCCCCAGCCACgacagcagctcctgcctggaagcCACGTGCAAGGTGCCAGAGACCAAACCGgagcctggtgctgctgctgccaggcctgCCCAGCTGGAACATGAATTTGAGA CTGTGCCAGCCGCAAAGACCCCGAGCAACGGGCTGGGCAAAGGCCCTCAGCAGCCACCCAAGCAG GTGGTGACAGAGACCTCGGAGCCCCTGCCATCCGAAGGGACAGACGACATGGCGGTAGCTGCAGTGGCCTACGCCAAGGAGCCGAGCCGCCCCTCCAGGGCGGCCGGTGCCCGAGCAGCCATGACCAGCAGCCTCCGCAGCCTCATGAGCTCCAAAGTGGGCCAGCTCTTCCTGCGCAGCGTGGACAAAGCCCTGGACAAGTCGGAAGAGCTGATGAATCGTTATCTGCCTGTGACGGAGAAGGAGCTCG ctgCACTCACAATGAAAGGGCTGGATGCCTCTGCTGTGGAGCACCACAAGAAGGGTTGCCTGGTGCGCCTGGGGTCCCTGTCCACCAGCCTGCGGAACCGGGCCTTCATGCTCATTCTGAATAAGCTGAGACTGACCCGGCAGAACACCCACGAGAACCTCTCTCAGCTCCACCAGACGATCGACCTG ATCGAACACATCCAGCAGAAGGGGCAGCTTCAGGGCAGCCAGGAGAAGCTGCGCAGCATGTGGAAACAGTGGAACCAGAAGCAGGAAGGGACTTGGGGGCCAATCGGCAGCAGGGAGAGCAtctccagagccagcagcagcaaggacCACTGCCCtaccgccagcagcagcaaggaccacggccccaccgccagcagcagcaaggacCACCGCTCCTCCGTCAGCAGCAGCAAGGACCACCGCTCCTCcgtcagcagcagcagggacagcGGCTCGGCACATCTAGAG GTGGAGTCCAAAACCTTGGAGATGTCCCGCAGCCTGACGCAGCAGCTGCAAGCGACGTACCTGAACCTCCTGGACAACGTCAAAGACCTTCCTGTGCATCTCCAGGAAAAGATGCGGCATGTGTACGAGAACATGGCGGAGCTGCATGGCTACTTCTCCTCGGCCAACTCTGTCCAGGATCTGTCCAGCAGCGTGCTGAACCAGAGCCGGGGGAAGGTGGCCAAAGCTTGGGAGGCCTTGGATGAAGTGACGGAGTTTTTGTTGCAGAACCCACCTGTAACGTGGCTTGTGCAATCCTTAGTTTCCCTGGAAGGAGAGCTGCTGGAGACAGAGGAGCCGGATATATTGAAAGTTCTGCAACACTACGAGCCGCAGGACTGCAAAGAGGACTAG